One Chryseobacterium indoltheticum DNA segment encodes these proteins:
- a CDS encoding efflux RND transporter periplasmic adaptor subunit: MKRNIIYTALTFIFLVSCGKEASTKESEGEIKTEKTEEHDDEAPQSIASLTDEQIKSVGVTLGKIEMKELTSTIKANGALRVPNNNKATITSMYGGIIKTLNVQIGDFVRKGQVIASISNPEYIQLQEQYLTVKSRIAFAEQEYRRQKELFDNDAGAKKNLQSSDAELKTLRTQRSSLQRQLQIMGINPATVNNGNLRSGLVITSPISGTVSNISAQIGSYVDISSPVADVIDNGSLHLDLQVFEKDLPKMKVGQIVHFKLTNNPEIEYDAKIYSIGSSFENESKTISVHCSVTGNKEGLIDGMNITGIVSLDKSTTPAVPNEAIVEADSKYYIFIKTNKKPEEHTEEKGEHADEKQEHGKESKTVNFEKIEIVKGSSDMGYTAITSVNEIPADASVVTKGAFFVNAKLSNSGEHGH, encoded by the coding sequence ATGAAAAGAAATATCATCTATACGGCTCTCACCTTTATTTTTCTTGTAAGCTGCGGGAAAGAAGCTTCCACAAAGGAATCTGAGGGCGAAATTAAAACCGAAAAAACCGAAGAACACGATGATGAAGCTCCACAAAGCATTGCCAGTCTTACCGATGAACAAATAAAAAGCGTAGGTGTTACCTTAGGAAAAATCGAAATGAAAGAGCTGACTTCTACGATTAAAGCTAACGGTGCACTGCGGGTTCCAAATAATAATAAAGCCACTATAACTTCAATGTATGGTGGAATTATTAAGACGCTGAATGTGCAAATCGGGGATTTTGTAAGAAAAGGTCAGGTGATCGCATCCATAAGCAATCCTGAATATATACAGTTACAAGAGCAATATCTTACTGTGAAAAGCAGAATTGCGTTTGCAGAACAGGAATACAGAAGACAAAAAGAATTGTTTGATAACGATGCCGGTGCAAAGAAAAATCTGCAAAGCTCTGATGCAGAACTAAAAACTTTGCGAACGCAAAGATCATCTTTACAAAGACAGCTTCAGATTATGGGAATCAACCCTGCAACGGTTAATAATGGTAATTTGCGATCTGGTTTGGTTATCACATCGCCAATCAGCGGAACGGTGAGTAATATTTCTGCACAGATAGGAAGTTACGTTGATATCTCGTCCCCCGTTGCCGATGTGATTGATAATGGTTCGTTACATCTTGATCTACAGGTTTTTGAAAAAGATCTTCCTAAAATGAAAGTCGGGCAGATCGTACATTTTAAACTGACCAACAACCCGGAAATTGAGTACGATGCAAAGATCTACAGCATCGGTTCATCTTTTGAAAACGAAAGCAAAACCATTTCTGTACACTGTTCTGTCACAGGAAATAAAGAAGGATTAATCGACGGGATGAATATCACCGGAATTGTAAGTCTTGATAAAAGCACGACACCGGCAGTTCCGAATGAAGCCATTGTAGAAGCAGACAGCAAATATTATATTTTTATAAAAACAAATAAAAAACCTGAAGAACATACTGAAGAAAAAGGTGAACACGCAGATGAAAAGCAAGAACACGGAAAAGAATCTAAGACAGTCAATTTTGAAAAAATAGAGATTGTAAAAGGTTCTTCAGATATGGGATATACCGCAATTACGAGCGTTAATGAAATTCCTGCCGATGCATCGGTGGTTACAAAAGGTGCTTTTTTTGTGAATGCTAAATTATCAAATTCTGGCGAACACGGGCACTGA
- a CDS encoding rhamnogalacturonan acetylesterase: protein MMKNWMKFLTLFLGSFLLAQQTTFKFDFGGNRIENGFIPISSNSKFDKKIGYGFMDISGLKSVDNGGNALTGDFITSDKPFYFSVAIPEGNYDIQLKLGDSKGNSETTVRVENRRLMLNDVKTKKGEIVEKQITVHVKDSIIRNQEGTQIGIVKLKPRERKYLHWDNLLTIEFNDKAPKVCSVIVQPNKSAKTIFITGDSTVVDAQYEPWASWGQMLPYFFVPNEVVIANYAESGETLKAFEDRHRIDKIWNKIKSGDYLFIQFGHNDQKYGNSTKSGYRKRVKEWILKAKQLGAIPVLVTSMNRRVFDENNKIINTLDDFPDAMREIAKEENVYLIDLNALSKTLFEAMGPEAAKKAFVYYPANSYSNQPTALADDTHFNTYGAYELAKCVVKSIVDENLHLKKYISKSYKNFNPNKPDDVEKFHWPESIFMETLKPDGN, encoded by the coding sequence ATGATGAAGAATTGGATGAAATTTTTAACGCTTTTCTTAGGTTCGTTTTTGTTAGCACAACAGACAACTTTTAAGTTTGATTTTGGTGGAAACAGAATTGAAAACGGTTTTATTCCCATTAGTTCAAATTCAAAATTTGACAAAAAAATCGGTTACGGATTTATGGATATTTCCGGTCTGAAATCTGTGGATAATGGAGGGAATGCTTTGACAGGAGATTTTATTACGAGCGATAAACCGTTTTATTTTTCAGTTGCGATTCCTGAAGGCAATTATGATATTCAATTAAAACTAGGCGATTCAAAAGGAAATTCTGAAACAACCGTCCGAGTGGAAAACCGTCGACTGATGCTGAATGATGTCAAAACAAAGAAAGGTGAAATTGTTGAAAAACAAATTACAGTTCACGTAAAAGACAGTATAATTCGAAATCAGGAAGGAACTCAGATTGGGATTGTAAAGTTAAAACCGAGAGAAAGAAAATATTTACATTGGGACAATTTGTTGACGATTGAATTCAACGACAAAGCTCCGAAAGTCTGTTCGGTAATCGTCCAACCCAACAAAAGTGCTAAAACGATATTTATAACGGGTGATTCTACAGTTGTCGACGCGCAATATGAGCCTTGGGCGTCTTGGGGGCAAATGTTGCCGTATTTTTTCGTTCCGAATGAAGTCGTTATTGCGAATTATGCCGAAAGCGGAGAAACTTTAAAAGCCTTTGAAGACCGCCACCGAATCGATAAAATCTGGAATAAAATAAAATCAGGAGATTACCTGTTCATCCAGTTTGGGCACAACGACCAGAAATACGGAAACAGTACGAAATCCGGTTATAGAAAAAGGGTAAAAGAATGGATTCTGAAAGCAAAACAACTGGGTGCAATTCCTGTTTTAGTTACTTCGATGAACCGAAGAGTTTTTGATGAAAATAATAAAATTATCAATACTTTGGATGACTTTCCTGATGCAATGCGTGAAATTGCGAAAGAGGAAAATGTATATTTAATTGATTTGAATGCGTTGAGTAAAACCTTATTTGAAGCAATGGGTCCGGAAGCTGCAAAGAAAGCATTTGTCTATTATCCTGCAAATTCTTATTCCAATCAGCCAACAGCTTTGGCAGACGATACGCATTTCAATACATATGGAGCATACGAATTGGCGAAGTGTGTAGTAAAATCTATTGTTGATGAAAATTTGCATTTGAAGAAATATATTTCAAAAAGTTATAAAAATTTTAACCCCAATAAACCTGATGATGTTGAAAAATTCCATTGGCCGGAAAGTATCTTTATGGAAACTTTAAAACCCGATGGAAATTGA
- a CDS encoding chloramphenicol acetyltransferase, which translates to MKQLIKLDDWKRKEHFQFFSKFEEPFFGVTINIDCTLAYQQAKEKGNSFFLYYLYRALKAANKIENFRYRIIDKEVYLFDQINASATINRPDETFGFSYMDYDKNEELFYQNAKEEIARVQQSKGLIPAGSGENVIHFSAVPWLDFNSLSHARSFTFPDSCPKISFGKITENNGKKLMSVSIHAHHGLMDGFHIGLFAEKFQELMNEN; encoded by the coding sequence ATGAAACAACTCATTAAGCTAGATGATTGGAAAAGAAAAGAACATTTTCAGTTTTTCTCAAAATTTGAAGAACCTTTTTTTGGTGTAACCATCAATATAGACTGTACTTTAGCCTATCAACAAGCGAAAGAAAAAGGCAACTCTTTTTTTCTTTATTACCTGTACAGAGCTTTAAAAGCAGCAAACAAAATAGAAAACTTCCGCTATAGAATTATTGATAAAGAAGTCTATTTGTTTGACCAAATCAATGCTTCTGCAACCATCAACAGACCCGATGAAACATTTGGTTTTTCTTATATGGATTATGATAAAAATGAAGAATTATTTTACCAAAATGCAAAAGAAGAAATTGCAAGAGTACAGCAATCTAAAGGTTTAATTCCTGCAGGTTCGGGAGAAAATGTTATTCATTTTTCGGCTGTTCCGTGGCTAGATTTCAATTCACTTTCTCACGCAAGAAGTTTTACATTTCCGGACAGTTGTCCCAAAATTTCATTTGGTAAAATCACTGAAAATAATGGTAAAAAATTAATGTCTGTTTCCATTCATGCGCATCACGGATTGATGGATGGTTTTCATATCGGATTGTTTGCTGAAAAGTTTCAGGAATTGATGAATGAGAATTAA
- a CDS encoding GNAT family N-acetyltransferase: protein MKVISVRQNPEYKEKAIEFFQKSWSEISPIIYEDCISNSIAAEQSLPQWYLLEKDEEIIGCAGLITNDFISRMDLYPWLCALFINEDYRGNHYSELLINKAKEDTKDSGFKYLNLCTDHIGFYEKYGFKYIGQGYHPWEEESRIYQIEL, encoded by the coding sequence ATGAAAGTAATATCAGTAAGACAAAATCCCGAATATAAAGAAAAAGCAATTGAATTTTTCCAGAAAAGCTGGTCTGAAATTTCGCCAATTATTTATGAAGACTGTATATCGAACAGTATTGCTGCAGAGCAATCTTTACCTCAGTGGTATTTATTGGAAAAAGATGAAGAAATTATCGGTTGCGCAGGATTAATTACCAATGATTTTATCAGCAGAATGGATTTGTATCCGTGGCTTTGTGCCCTATTTATCAATGAAGATTACAGAGGAAATCATTACAGTGAACTTTTGATTAATAAAGCTAAAGAAGACACCAAAGATTCAGGATTTAAATATCTGAATTTATGTACCGATCACATTGGATTTTACGAAAAATATGGTTTCAAATATATCGGACAAGGGTATCATCCTTGGGAGGAAGAATCCAGAATTTATCAGATTGAACTTTAA
- a CDS encoding Crp/Fnr family transcriptional regulator has protein sequence MLRTNQTFLDFITKLYEKQQRKEDVILKQFTKGQKLFMQNDKSSKVMLMKEGIVKCYFSEENDKEFILEFLGKGEILGEIECIRNIPCLCNIEAMTNVSAYALSVPYFRKLLKNNLELNALLVDAFAERIVNTSKRASFQQLYTVEHSLRKLLELQSKQDIQLSKEDLAAYLGISVRSLNRSLKKFG, from the coding sequence ATGTTACGCACAAACCAGACGTTTTTAGATTTTATTACAAAACTTTACGAGAAGCAGCAACGAAAAGAAGATGTGATTTTGAAACAGTTCACAAAAGGACAAAAGCTTTTCATGCAGAATGACAAATCATCCAAAGTCATGCTGATGAAAGAAGGGATTGTGAAATGCTATTTCAGTGAAGAAAATGATAAAGAATTTATTCTCGAATTTTTAGGAAAAGGCGAAATTCTTGGTGAAATCGAATGCATTAGAAATATTCCGTGTTTATGCAATATCGAAGCGATGACCAATGTTTCGGCGTATGCATTGTCGGTTCCTTATTTTCGCAAACTTTTAAAAAATAATTTAGAACTCAATGCTTTACTCGTCGATGCTTTTGCAGAGCGCATTGTGAATACTTCAAAGCGGGCATCTTTTCAGCAGCTCTACACAGTTGAGCACAGTTTGCGAAAACTTTTGGAACTTCAGTCAAAACAGGATATTCAGCTTTCCAAAGAAGATTTGGCTGCTTATTTAGGAATTTCGGTACGAAGCCTGAACAGAAGTTTGAAGAAATTTGGCTGA
- a CDS encoding glycoside hydrolase family 2 protein yields the protein MHSQSKEIQFLSGTDSEHTKEWNFWINGGRKSGNWNKIQVPSQWEQQGFGSYNYGRDYVTYGKNFKFNDEVGLYKHQFSVPNSWKGKSVNIVFEGSMTDTEVKINGKLAGETHQGAFYEFKYDISDKLNFGKENILEVKVSKMSADKSVNNAERLADYWVLGGIFRPVYLEANSKEHITSTSIDAKADGTFRSNIYLQGIQSVNNLKVEIFDAKNILITESQMTIQKGDTLKQIQFSVKNPKLWTAETPNLYKAKFSLNKNRKNIFQSEEKFGFRTIEIRKGDGIYINGTKIKMKGINRHVWWPETGRAVNKNIDLMDVQLIKEMNMNAVRYSHYPPNKSFLQICDSLGLYVLDELAGWQKKYSTEVGKKLVREMVTRDTNHPSIIFWSNGNEGGHNFDLDAEYAKYDLSNRPVIHAHHKPGNAFNGIDCNHYEDYYSTKKILEGENIYMPTEFLHAQDDGGGGTSLADYWELHWNSKKGAGGFLWAFADEGLVRTDFNNQIDVNAINAPDGVVGPHREKEGSFYAIREIYSPVKIDFKTLPNDFNGIIPVENRYHFANLNECQFEWKLVKFKTPFSSESGFDVIQKGKAESPNIKPVEKGQISLNLPTNWKESEGLLLTATDSFGKEIYTWTWKIKSNDEISKQFSKSLIKEFPVLFSENDSLFILKSEEKEFSFGKKDGLLKSVILDKKGKKITFRNGPVFVNGKTELSSIKSFAEGKNQVIQISYKDGKKAVWKLNQNGILELNYEYSLSGDYQFAGVSFDYPENYVISAKWLGKGPYHVWKNRTQGQTYNVWQNLRNSTRTGFSPWIYPEFKGYFDDISWMQLNTAEGKITVGTKEEKMFVRLFDFYGIYGAEGYPKLPTGNISFLDAIPPLGTVLAFNINNDTATLGSESEPNHLNGTFKRTLYFYFGLPDLGDENKQFIMPKENILTD from the coding sequence TTGCATTCTCAATCTAAGGAAATTCAATTCCTGAGCGGGACAGATTCTGAGCATACGAAAGAATGGAATTTTTGGATAAATGGTGGAAGAAAATCAGGAAACTGGAACAAAATCCAAGTTCCTTCACAATGGGAACAGCAGGGATTTGGCTCGTACAATTACGGACGAGATTATGTCACCTATGGCAAAAACTTTAAATTCAATGACGAAGTTGGTTTGTATAAACACCAATTTTCAGTTCCAAATTCCTGGAAAGGAAAATCAGTCAATATCGTTTTCGAAGGTTCGATGACCGATACCGAAGTAAAAATCAATGGTAAATTAGCCGGAGAAACTCACCAAGGTGCTTTTTATGAATTTAAATATGATATTTCTGACAAATTAAATTTCGGAAAAGAAAATATTCTTGAAGTCAAAGTTTCGAAAATGTCTGCTGATAAATCGGTTAACAATGCAGAACGATTGGCTGATTATTGGGTTTTGGGAGGGATTTTTAGACCAGTTTATCTGGAAGCAAATTCGAAAGAACACATTACATCAACCTCGATTGATGCCAAAGCAGACGGAACTTTTCGTTCAAATATTTATTTACAAGGAATCCAATCGGTTAATAATTTAAAGGTCGAAATCTTTGATGCTAAAAACATTCTTATTACTGAATCTCAGATGACCATTCAAAAAGGAGACACTTTAAAACAGATTCAATTCTCCGTTAAAAATCCTAAACTTTGGACAGCAGAAACGCCGAATTTATACAAAGCAAAATTCAGTTTAAATAAAAACAGAAAAAATATCTTCCAAAGCGAAGAAAAATTCGGTTTCCGTACAATTGAAATCCGAAAAGGCGACGGAATTTACATCAACGGGACCAAAATCAAAATGAAAGGCATCAACCGTCACGTTTGGTGGCCTGAAACCGGAAGGGCAGTCAACAAAAACATCGATTTGATGGACGTTCAGCTCATCAAAGAAATGAATATGAATGCCGTTCGTTATTCGCATTATCCACCCAATAAATCGTTTTTGCAGATTTGTGATTCTTTAGGTTTATACGTTTTGGATGAATTGGCGGGTTGGCAAAAAAAATATAGTACCGAAGTTGGGAAAAAGCTTGTGAGAGAAATGGTTACAAGAGATACCAATCATCCTTCCATTATTTTCTGGAGCAACGGAAATGAGGGCGGACATAATTTTGATTTGGATGCAGAATATGCAAAATACGATTTATCAAACCGTCCTGTCATTCACGCGCATCACAAACCTGGAAATGCTTTCAATGGAATTGACTGCAATCATTACGAAGATTATTACAGCACAAAAAAAATCCTTGAAGGCGAAAATATTTATATGCCGACCGAGTTTCTTCACGCGCAGGATGACGGCGGCGGAGGAACTTCTTTAGCCGATTATTGGGAACTTCACTGGAACTCCAAAAAAGGAGCAGGCGGTTTTCTTTGGGCGTTTGCAGATGAAGGTTTGGTAAGAACCGATTTTAATAATCAAATCGATGTGAATGCCATCAACGCTCCGGATGGAGTGGTCGGACCACATCGTGAAAAAGAGGGGAGTTTTTATGCGATTCGGGAAATTTACAGTCCGGTAAAAATTGATTTTAAAACATTGCCGAATGATTTTAATGGAATCATTCCCGTGGAAAATCGTTATCATTTTGCCAATCTAAATGAATGTCAGTTTGAATGGAAATTGGTCAAATTCAAAACACCTTTTTCGTCAGAATCAGGATTTGATGTGATCCAAAAAGGAAAAGCAGAATCTCCGAATATCAAGCCAGTTGAAAAAGGGCAAATCAGTTTAAATCTTCCAACCAACTGGAAAGAAAGTGAAGGTTTATTATTAACCGCAACCGATTCTTTTGGTAAAGAAATTTACACCTGGACTTGGAAAATTAAATCTAATGATGAAATTTCAAAACAATTTTCAAAATCTTTAATCAAAGAATTTCCAGTTTTATTTTCAGAAAATGATTCATTATTTATTTTAAAATCAGAAGAAAAAGAATTCTCGTTTGGCAAAAAAGACGGATTGCTAAAGTCAGTTATTTTAGATAAAAAAGGAAAAAAAATAACTTTCCGAAACGGACCTGTTTTCGTGAATGGAAAAACAGAATTATCATCCATTAAATCTTTTGCAGAAGGTAAAAATCAAGTCATTCAGATTTCCTACAAAGACGGAAAAAAAGCAGTCTGGAAGCTGAATCAAAATGGAATTTTAGAATTAAATTATGAATATTCGCTTTCAGGAGATTACCAGTTTGCAGGCGTAAGTTTTGATTATCCTGAAAATTATGTAATCAGCGCAAAATGGTTAGGCAAAGGTCCGTATCACGTTTGGAAAAACAGAACTCAAGGACAAACTTATAATGTTTGGCAAAATCTACGAAACTCAACCCGAACTGGTTTTTCGCCTTGGATTTATCCCGAATTTAAAGGTTATTTCGATGATATTTCTTGGATGCAATTGAATACAGCAGAAGGGAAAATCACTGTTGGAACTAAAGAAGAAAAAATGTTCGTTAGGCTTTTTGATTTCTACGGAATTTATGGTGCTGAAGGTTATCCGAAACTTCCAACGGGTAATATTTCATTTTTAGATGCGATTCCGCCATTGGGAACTGTTTTGGCGTTCAATATTAACAATGATACAGCAACTTTAGGATCCGAAAGTGAACCAAATCATCTGAATGGAACGTTTAAAAGAACATTGTATTTCTATTTCGGTTTGCCGGATTTAGGTGATGAAAATAAGCAGTTTATAATGCCAAAAGAAAATATTTTAACAGATTAA
- a CDS encoding rhamnogalacturonidase: MKYRNTSNFLWSLLILVLSSSGFKSQDKFPDGTTIPKWFKENKPTDINKLGKKYILTENGVKNDSTILQTKQIQAIIDLAAKNGGGVVVVPKGTFLLSSVFFKQGTHLHLENGAKLKGSDDINDFPVVTTRMEGQTVKYFPALINADGLDGFTISGKGTLDGNGLRFWKSFWKRREWNPKCTNMDEMRPRILYVSNSKNVQVEGITIKNSPFWSTHYYKSDFVKLLNLTILAPKEPVKAPSTDAVDIDACTNFLIKNCYMSVNDDAIALKGGKGPKSDKDPNNGENRNILIEDNSFGFCHSVLTCGSESIHNYNVILRNSKVKDASRLLHLKMRPDTPQHYEYLTVENITGNVKTFLYVKGWNQFFDLKGEERPKKGLANNITIKNIDISCGTAFSIEKSDLFDVKDFTFENFKIKALKPEMQNLNNIQNLKQKNINVTQVASLTQSYDKKDDSDIAAK, translated from the coding sequence ATGAAATATCGAAATACATCTAATTTCCTTTGGTCTCTTTTAATTCTCGTTCTATCTTCTTCAGGTTTCAAAAGTCAGGATAAATTCCCTGACGGAACGACGATTCCAAAATGGTTTAAAGAAAATAAACCTACAGACATCAATAAATTAGGCAAAAAATATATCCTCACAGAAAATGGAGTGAAGAATGACAGTACAATTCTTCAGACCAAGCAGATTCAGGCAATTATCGATTTGGCTGCTAAAAATGGTGGTGGCGTTGTGGTGGTTCCGAAAGGAACTTTCCTGCTTAGTTCAGTTTTCTTTAAGCAGGGAACTCATTTACATTTAGAAAATGGAGCGAAATTAAAAGGAAGCGATGACATCAATGACTTTCCAGTAGTAACCACAAGAATGGAAGGACAAACGGTAAAATATTTTCCGGCTTTAATTAACGCAGACGGATTAGACGGCTTTACGATTTCTGGTAAAGGAACATTAGACGGAAACGGACTTCGTTTCTGGAAATCATTCTGGAAAAGACGCGAATGGAATCCTAAATGTACCAATATGGATGAAATGAGACCTAGAATTCTTTATGTTTCAAATTCTAAAAATGTACAGGTTGAAGGAATCACCATTAAAAATTCACCTTTCTGGAGCACGCATTATTACAAAAGTGATTTTGTGAAATTATTAAATCTGACGATATTAGCTCCGAAAGAACCTGTAAAAGCACCAAGTACAGATGCTGTTGACATTGATGCCTGTACTAATTTTTTAATTAAAAATTGTTATATGTCGGTCAACGACGATGCGATTGCATTGAAAGGCGGAAAAGGTCCGAAGTCCGATAAAGACCCGAACAACGGCGAAAACAGAAACATCCTTATCGAAGACAACAGTTTCGGATTTTGCCACAGTGTTTTAACTTGCGGAAGCGAATCGATTCATAATTATAACGTGATTTTGCGTAATTCTAAAGTGAAAGATGCTTCAAGATTATTACACCTGAAAATGCGTCCCGACACGCCACAACATTACGAATATCTTACGGTTGAAAATATCACAGGAAACGTAAAAACTTTTTTATATGTAAAAGGCTGGAACCAGTTTTTTGATTTAAAAGGTGAAGAAAGACCTAAAAAAGGATTAGCCAACAATATCACAATAAAAAATATCGACATCAGTTGCGGAACTGCGTTTTCTATTGAAAAATCAGATTTATTCGATGTGAAGGATTTCACATTTGAAAACTTTAAAATAAAGGCTTTAAAACCTGAAATGCAAAACCTGAATAACATTCAGAATTTAAAACAAAAAAATATTAATGTAACTCAGGTTGCTTCTCTCACTCAATCTTACGATAAAAAAGACGATTCCGATATTGCCGCAAAATGA